CGTGATGCGCTACATGATGCGGTTGATTTCTGCATCAACCGTAGCTTCTAGACTATTTCAGCATTCCTGATTCTTTGTAATAACGCAGCGCGCCGTCATGCAGTGGGGCGGTCAAGCCAGCCTCAACCATGCGGTCTTTCTCGAGCGTTGCGAATACAAAGTGCAGTGTTTTGAAATCATCGAAGTTATTAAATACACCCTTAGCAATCTGATAGACCGTCTCGTCACTCACTTCTGCGGTGGTAACCAGTGTTGCCTTCACGCCAAAGGTTGGGGTGTTTTGGGCATTACCTTTATACATGCCGCCTGGAATGGCCGTGCGCGCGTAATAAGGATACTTCTTGATGAGCGCATCAACCTCTGGGCCTTGAATAGGAACGAGCGTTGCGCCACAGCCTGCGGTGATCTCTTGAATCAAACCGTTAGGATGACCTGCCGCGAATACCATTGCGTCAATCGTGCCGTCGCAAAGTGCTTTTGCAGCATCGCTTGGGCGCAATTCGCTTGCCATTGCGAAGTCAGATTCCGTCCAACCCTTAATGCTCATCATCTCTTGCATGATTTCACGCATGCCTGAACCAGGGTTGCCGACGTTTACTTTCTTGCCTTTTAAATCTGAAAAGCTGCGAATGCCGCTACCTGGACGCACCGCAACGGTGAACATCTCGCTGTGCAGAGAGAATACAGAGCGCAGGTCACTGAAAGCTGGGCCATTGTCGAAAATGCCTTCACCTTTATAAGCGTTGTACTGCCAATCAGACTGAACGATAGCAAAGGTCAATTCACCGTCACGCAGTGCGTTGAGGTTGTAAATAGAACCACCCGTTGATTCTACGAAACAACGAATGCCATGTTCTTTACGCTTTTGGTTAAGCAAGCGGCAGATTGCCCCACCCGCAGGATAGTAGACGCCCGTAATCGCGCCCGTACCAATGGTTGCGAATTTTTCCTGAGCGAATGCAGAAGAGCCTGCGATGCCCAATGTGGCGGCTAGAATGGCTAAAAAGCGCAATGCTTTCATATAAACTCCTAGTGGAGGCGATTAATATAATCCGTCCAGTAACGCTCAAGCTGGTGCATGCTTTTATTGGTTTCACTAAGCAGCGTTAGGTTCGGTGAGATTTTCTCAAGATCGGCTACGTTTTTCTCGAACAACGCATCAAGCATTGCCACGAGCTTCAAACCCTTTTCAGAAACACTGACGCGGGTTGAACGCTTGTCATGTGGTGCTTTTTCCTGAACGAGGTAACCGCTTTCCACGAGATTTTTTACATTATACGAAACGTTGGTACCCAAATAGTAACCACGGTTCGTTAGTTCACCCACCGTCAATTGGTCGTTACCGATATTGTATAGAATGAGCGTCTGTACGTTATTGATATCATCAATACGAAGGCGGTCGAGTTCTGTCTTAACGACGTCGAGAAAACGGCGGTGCAGGCGTTCGATTAATAGAATTGTGTCGAGGTATGTCTGTTTCAAGGCGCACTCCATTTTGTTTTTCTGATGTCATGCCATAGGTTGCGGGGTTAATCAAGCAAAGCTGGGTTAGAAATCAACTGTATTCTCACGTTTGTCCCCTTGCCTTTTTCGCTTTCAATAGTGATTTTGCCATTATGCAGTTCCACCAATTTCCGTGTAAGGGGCAGCCCAAGCCCCGTTCCTTCATATTTACGGTTTAGCCCCCCATCTCCCTGCTGGAATGGCTGGAATGCCTGATGGATTTCCTCTTTGGTCATGCCGATGCCGGTATCTGTGACATCGATCATGAAATAATGGGTGGCATTGGCGCCTCCTTCGGCCCTGACACGCACGATTACATGGCCTCCCTCAGGCGTAAATTTCACGGCGTTCGAAATCAAGTTGAGAAGGATTTGCACCAGTCTCACGCGGTCGGCAACGATGCGAGGCAGTTTCTCAGCAATGTCGGTGTAGACAGTGACTTTGCCCTGTTGCGCGCGCTGGGTGATGAGGTTGATAGCCTTATCAATGGCCTTCTCGATCTGGAAATGCTCGTGTTTAATGCTTAACTTGCCCGCTTCGGCTTTACTGAGATCTAGGATATCATTGATGATTTCGAGCAAATGCTTACCCGAATCGTAGATATCGCCTGCATATTCGAGGTATTTACTATCCCCCACCTCGCCATATTGCTGGTCTTTGATCATGGTCGAGAAGCCGATAATGGAGTTAAGCGGCGTGCGCAATTCATGGCTGATATTCGCCAAAAACTGTGATTTGGCGATATTCGCGGCTTCCGCCGCTTGGCGTGCTTTCTCTAGCTCAACGTTCTTACGTAGTAGCTTGCCGTCACGGTCTTCGATTTCTTTAAGCATGCTATTGAACGAATCAATCAGCACTTCAATTTCGCGTGGCACGTTAGTAAGCGGCCCTGGCGATACACGTAACGAGAAGTCTTTATAGAGTGATACGCGCTGCGCAGTATTGGCAATTTGGCGAACAGGTCGTAACAAAATCACCTGCATGCGCTGCACGAAGATGAAGCCAATCACCATGAATAAGAATACAGCGCCGAGCATAGATAGCATTGATTCGCCAAAATGCTCGAAGATCGATGGGAAGCCGCTCATCAACCACAAGCTACCAATCTCACTTGAGGGAGCGGAATTCGTAACTACAGGCACTTTAACAATAGCGCTGAACCATTGGCCTTGCTGTTTTTGAATCGCGTTGAGGCAATCGTTCGGCACCTTCTTTTTGGATGGACGCGTCCAATCCGCGATGACTTTACCTTTTGCATTTACCGTGCATGCGCGCTGCAATTCGCGATTCACCGAGAGTTTTTCTAAAATGGCTTGCTGACGTTTAGTATTCTTCCACGCGCCCAGAATATCATCATTCACCATAGCTGCTTGGGTGCGCAATTCACGCTCGTAATCGTCACGTAGGTGATTGACAGCAGTCATCGAAAAAACGAGCAACAATAACATGAGCAATAGCAAGCTCATCACCATTACGCCGCGCTGCATCCATTGTTGTACTGACAGGCTCATATGTCTCCAAGACTAGAGTGATAGGAGATAACCACTAATAAATAGTTAATCCAAGCACTTAATAACAAAATATAACCATTGCGGCGCACCATTACGCATGCTACGTGGCCTGTATTATGTGTGGAATTATCGGTATTGCTTCAAATGCGCCCGCAGCGCCATTGATTCATGATGCGCTGACGCGCCTAGAATATCGCGGCTATGATTCGGCAGGTATTGCAACGCTGGTGAATGGCAAGATCGAACGTCGTCGTGCGCAGGGCAAGTTGAAAGCGCTTGCAGACTTGCTCCAAAAACAGCCTCTTGATGGTGTAACAGGTATCGGCCACACGCGCTGGGCAACCCATGGCGCCCCCAATGAAACAAATGCACACCCGCACGCAACAGCAGAAGTCGCGGTAGTACATAACGGCATTATTGAGAACTTTCATGAACTGAAAGCAGAGCTGGAATCTCACGGCCACCAATTCTCAAGCCAGACCGATACAGAAGTTGTGCCCCAACTTATCAGCTATTATTTGCGTCAGGGGAAAACACCTAAAGATGCAGTGTCCGCATGCTTAAAGCGCTTACACGGCGCGTTTGCGTTGGGCATTATTTTCGCGAGTGAGCCACACACACTTTATGCGGCACGTCGCGGCTCACCTCTCGCTATCGGTTATGGTAATGGCGCTAACTATCTTGGCTCCGACGCAGTGGCGCTTGCGCCTTTGACACAAAAAATCTGCTATCTAGAAGAAGGCGACTGGGCTGAAATATCACCTGACAAAGTAAGCATATTCAATGAATTGGATAATTTGGTTGAACGGCCAGTAAAAATAAGTTCAGTCAGCAGCGAGACGATAGGTAAAGGCAATTTTGCGCATTACATGCAAAAAGAAATTTTCGAGCAGCCTTCCGTTATCGGCAATACGCTCAATGTCTATTATAACCCCGCGACATCGCGCATTACCCTGCCGAAACTTCCCTTTGCGTTGGGTGATATTTCGCATGTCACTATCATTGCCTGCGGAACTTCCTACTATGCGGGATTGGTAGCACGCTACTGGCTGGAGTCGCTGGCGCGCGTGCATGTCGATATTGATGTGGCTTCTGAGTTTCGTTACCGCGAACCTGTGATGCAGCAAGGCGGCTTGACGATTGTGATTTCACAATCAGGTGAAACGGCAGATACGCTTGCTGCGCTCAAATACGCTAAGACGCAAAAGCAACACACGCTGGCGATCGTGAATGTGGCGGAAAGCAGTATGGCGCATGAGGCGCAGGCGATTTTACCAACCCATGCTGGCCCAGAGATTGGCGTAGCTTCGACGAAAGCATTTACCACACAGCTTACGGTGCTTGCCTGCCTTAGTTTAGCGTTGGCAGAAGCGCGTGGCAGCTTGCCTGAAAATGAAATGGCGCGCCTCACCCATGCGTTGGCGGAAGTCCCCTCACGCGTGTCAGAAATTCTCTACCACGACGATGCATTGCGAGCCCTGGCGGGTGATGTTCAGCATGCTTCTGATATGCTTTATATTGGTCGTGGCACAAGCTACGCGATTGCGCATGAAGCAGCGCTTAAAATGAAGGAAATCTCCTACATTCATGCGGAGGCCTATGCTGCTGGTGAAATGAAGCACGGCCCTATCGCGCTGATTGACGAACATGTGCCTGTCATTGCCATCGCGCCCTATGACCATTTATTCGAAAAAACTGCCAGCAATGTGCAGGAAGCGGCGGCACGCGGCGGTAAAATCATCGTGCTGAGCGATGCTCAGGGCGTTAAAGCATTGGGCGATATTGTGCATCAAAGCATTGCCCTGCCCACGGTTCACCCCTTTGTAGCGCCTATTTTGTATGCCATTCCCATTCAGCTTTTGGCCTACCACACGGCGGTGCTGAAGGGCACAGACGTTGATCAACCGCGCAATTTAGCCAAATCGGTAACGGTAGAATAAGAAAACTCATAGAAAATTAACGTTTTCTAAAAGATTTCTTTATAGGTTTAGGTCAAACTAAACCTAAGAAACATGAGGCAATGTTATGGGTATTTTAGACGACGCAAAGACGCTTAATGCGGACTTTCACAATCGATACAAAACAGAAAACATTCGCCAAAGCTCGCTCTCATTTGAGAGAAACGACCTCGTTCGCATGGTGCTAGAGCAAGCCATTCGCCAATCAGGCGTATATTGTAATATCATGGGTGAATTCAGTATAGAGATTGATTACGAACACCGCACTCGATACCCGTTTCGCATCGCGAACGATATGATTGATAAAAGGCGTTCAACACTAGCCACTGGATGGGAAAGACAGGCAGACGGCGCTTGGTTTAAGCAAACTGATGATTTTATAAATCAATACATGGCGCAGGTTATTATTAGCCCTGATGTAGTTAAAGAAGAGGAAGCAACCCCAGATGGCATTTTATTGCCAAATGATGATGCCATGAATGCATTTGCTTCTGAGGTTGGCTTCACTACCCCTGTTAAGCAAAAGTAGCCGCGAGAACGGGCCACCAAATCCAATTCACTTCGAATGGTTTGAACGGGCGACGCAGCATAAAACTGCGGATTTTTTCAATCAGCAAACATATCACCAGCATAATAAAGCTGGGCTCTACCCAACTATAAATGGTTCCTTCCACGCGCGTGCGCTCAAGCGCGAGGGCCATGAATACATAGCTATAGATGATCGCGCTCAGCCAGCCTTGCTGGTATTGTATCGCTGCAAGGATAATGGCGAATACACCTGCAATGGTATAAAGCAGGAATGTTTCGGAAATGCCGAATACTAGAAAATTGGTGATGAATAGCACGAGGCAGGCCAGCTCAATTACTGTATAAATGCTGGGAATTTTACCCGCGCAGTAGCGGCATTTTCCGCCCGTGAGGAAGAATGAAACGATCGGGAATAAGTCGATTGGTTTGAGGTCTGCATTGCAATGACCGCAATATGGGTGGCGCTCGAAAGGCGTTTTGCCAAGCGGCAAGCGATATACCACCGAGCATGCGTAATTTCCAACGGCGGGCCCTAGCACCATCATCCAGATAATGCCGATGATTGTTGCCTGATGTTCGATAAGAAATTGCATTAATTCTGCAGCAGCGACTTCGGATTCACCACGCTATCCAAGTAACGACCTTGGAAGAGCGAAATACCCAGTGCTTGACCATAACGCACGGCTGCTTCGTTATCACAACGCGTCATGATTACGCGGTTACTTCCACATTCTTTAATCGCGTCGACCAATTTTTTGTCGCGCGCTTCATTATACTGAGTTTCAGCGTTCCATTGTAGTTTGATGAGGTCAAACCCTAGGCGTTTACGGTCAATTTGCGGGAAGCTTAAATCCGTAACTCCATCTAGGCAAACACGGTAGCCAAGCTTCTGTACCACGTCCTTAGCGGTAAGGAATGCCGACATGTCAGAGAATACATCAGCGATTTGTAGCTCAAGCACAATAGACACTTTTGAGCCAGGTTTCACGCTTGCGTCAAACTCCGTGAAGGTGTTGGAAAGTAGCGTTGGCACATTGAGGTTAAGGCTTAACGGTGTTGCCAGCATCGAGGTGATATTCTGGCGCACGAGATTGAGCATTTTCTCGTCCAGAATCTGCGTCAGATATTTGAATAGCCAGCGATTGCTAAGCAAATCCACATCGGTCGCGAGCATTTGGCGCAGGTGGGCGATGTTAATATACATCTCATCAAATACCGTGCGCATTGGCATGTCTTGAATAGCGGCGCACACAGGCTGACGACGAATCATCTTGCCAATATCGATGCTTCTTAAATCCCGCTCGACCGTCGCGAGGCTAGAAGAATCAAAATACTTATTCTCTTTTTTAACGGGCGGTGCTTGGCCAATACCAGCCGCCGCCATTGCAGGCGACATTGTTTTAGGAACGATGCGTTGCGGAGTGCTAAGACCCTGCGCCTTGCGCACGCGCGCCACCATGCGGCGCTTAATACTGTCGTTCAGTTCCTGCCACTGCTCTTCTACATTATAGATGTGCGCGAACTCGGGGTTTTCATCACCCTCAGGCGTGTAGGACAACGGATCATCCATGAAAAGATAGCGCAACTGGAAGATCATTTTATCCATGAGTGGCTTGGAGATATTCTTGGCCAGCACGTAAATGGTCGCGTCCTCGCAGTGGTAAATGGCGCCGTCACGGTCACCCATGAGGTCATTCATCAGGTTGATGGCGATCTTGAGCTGATATTCACTGCGGTAATGCTCAAGCAAATTAGAAAACGCGAAATGCACTGCCGACCAGCCCTGACGCTGTTCCTGAACCACACTTAGAAGCTCAATGAAATGGGCTTCTGGCTCGCGATTAATAATTTTCATTTTTTCTTTCGTTTCTTTTTTGAACGTGGTGCGTCGTCGTCATCATCCTCGTCTTCATCATCCTCTTCATCGTCGCTGTCATCATCTTCGTCTTCTTCGTCTTCTTCGTCTTCTTCGTCTTCTTCGTCTTCATCGCGCTCGATGTAATCTTCCAAATCATCGACAATGGCATCCTCTGGCAGTTTTTCTTCGAGGAACATGTCATCGTCCGCATCGTCGCTATTGGGATCGCTTTCCTCTTCTTCTTCGTGTTCGCCGATTTCCTCGAGCGACTGCACTTCTACATCATCGTCCTCTAGCGGCTCAAGCTCCCCCTCATCTTCTACTTCGGGCAGGTCGATTGGCAATTCATCTTCTTCCAATTTAGGCTTAATGACTTTTTTAGGCTTCACTGGCTCGATTTTCTTTTTAGGCTTTTTAGACGCCTTGGCGCTCTTGGCACTCCAAGTATGGGCGCATTTGGGGCATTTAATGGGGTCGGCACCAAAATCATAAAATTTTGCACTGCATTTCGGGCATTGACGCTTTTCACCCAGTTGAGGCATTCCTACACTCCTTGATGTACGAGAATTTGTCTGTTATCCCACCACCCTTACGTAATTGAATGTAAAAGGCAACTGCCAGATGATATCCGCCCACGATTCGATGCAACCAATGACAAGCCGTGCGGCTTCTAGCCTAGCTGGAAGTATTCGCGTGGCTGGGGATAAGTCCATCTCGCATCGCGCGCTCATGCTTGCTTCGCAGGTGATTGGCACTACCACGATTCATGGCCTTTTGGAGGGCGAAGATGTTCTTCGCACTGCCGATGCTCTTCGCAGTTGCGGTGTGGATATCAAGAAGCAAATGGATGGCTCATGGGTCGTTCATGGCGTTGGGATTGGGGGGCTTTCGGAGCCGAATGATGTCTTGGATATGGGCAACGCTGGAACAGGGGCACGCCTGATGATGGGGTTATTGACGCCCTACCCCTTTACTTCACATTTCACGGGTGATGACAGTTTAAGAAGCCGCCCTATGCAGCGCGTGATTACCCCATTATCGCAAATGGGCGGTGACTTTCTCACCAAAGAAGGTGGCAAATTACCCATTGCACTTAAAGGTGCAAAACACCCTATGCCGATTTCGTATGAATTGCCCGTAGCATCGGCGCAGGTGAAGTCGGCGGTGATGCTTGCGGCACTCAATACGCCTGGCACCACAACCGTGATTGAAAAAGAAGCGACCCGCGACCACACCGAGCGCATGCTGAATTATTTCGGCATTCCCGTGAATGTCACTAAGCGCAGCGATGAGGCCACGATTATTGAAGTGACGGGGCAAATTGCACAGACCTATCAAGACCGCGAATTTGAAGTGCCGTGCGACCCATCATCTGCTGCATTCCCGATGGTTGCGGCGCTACTCGTGCCTGATTCAGATATCACACTACAACACGTGTGCTTGAACCCACTGCGCACGGGGCTTTTTGAAACCCTCAAAGAAATGGGTGCCGACATTACCATTTCCAATCAACGTGAAATTGGCGGCGAACTTGTTGGCGATATTCGCGTTCGCAGCAGCGCGTTGCAACCTGTTACCGTCCCTGCCTCACGCGCACCAAGCATGATTGATGAATACCCCATTCTAGCCATTGCAGCAGCCATGGCACATGGCCGCAGCGTGATGCATGGCCTCTCTGAATTGCGTGTAAAAGAGAGCAATCGCCTTTCGGCTATTATCGAAGGCTTGAATCGTTGCGGCATTGATGCACTTGAAGAAGGCGATAGCCTGATTGTTCACGGTCGCCACCAAGCACCTAAGGGTGGCTGCGTAATACCAACCCATTATGACCACCGCATCGCGATGAGCTTTTTAGTGATGGGTCTAGTTAGCGAACAACCCATTACGGTGGATGATGGGCGTGCCATCGCTACGAGCTTTCCCAATTTCGTGTCACTGATGAAACAACTCGGCGCTAGTATTGTTACCACGAATGACAAAACCAAATCCCCCGCCCGCAGACTGGTTATCGCGGTGGATGGGCCCGCCGCCTCAGGCAAAGGAACCTTAGCGCGCCGCTTGGCCGACCATTTTGGGCTAGCCTATCTTGATACGGGTAGCCTTTACCGTGCGGTGGGTATGCGCGTCGTTTATGCGAATAAAGACCCCAACGATGTTGCCGCCGTCATCGCTGCCGCGCGCTCCATTCAAGATCACGATTTGGCGAATCCCAAATTGCGTTCAGAGAAAATTGGCAAAGCGGCCTCCATCGTTTCGGCAATACCAGAAGTGCGCGAAGCCTTGCTTGAGTATCAGCGCAACTTTGCCAAACGCCCCTCTGGCGCTGTGCTGGACGGGCGCGATATCGGCACGGTTGTCTGCCCCGATGCGGATGTGAAGCTCTTTATCACCGCCTCGATTGAAACGCGTACTGCTCGTCGTCACAAAGAACTTTCTGAAATGGGCGTGACCGTTGATTATGAATCCGTAAAAGAGGATCTACTGGAGCGCGATAAACGCGATTCCGAGCGCGCCGTTGCTCCCTTAAAACCCGCCAAAGACGCTGTCACCATTGATACTAGCAGCTTTACTGCCAATCAGGTGTTAGAAAAAACCCTTGAAATCATTGGCTAATCTGTAGCCTTGGGCGTTATTTTGTGCAAAAAAGCTTGCTTTTTGCCGATTCGAGCGTATGTAGGGCGTCCCTTGCGCGGGTGCGCAGGCGGAACGGTGCTCAAACCAAGAGAGCCAGGCGCGAAAACCGTTATTCACTCTAATGACTAACAGGCTCATGAGTAAGGTTATTAATATGGCGTCTAGCGCAGCAATCCGTAAAAATGAATACAATGAAAATGATTTCTCCACTGGTGAGAATTTCGCAGAATTATTTGAATCTTCAGCATCAGCAGCGCTGACTGAAGGCGCAGTAGTAAAAGGTACTATTGTTGCTATCGAGAACGACTTGGTAGTTGTTGATGTGGGTCTGAAGTCCGAAGGACGTATCCCACTACGCGAATTTGGTGCTGCAGCAGCAGACGTAAAAGTTGGCGATCAGTACGATATCTATATTGAGCGCTTTGAAAATAAAGCAGGCGAAGCTGGTCTCAGTCGCGAGAAAGCACTGCGCGAAGAAGCGTGGGTGAAACTCGAAGTGATCCACAAACAAGGCGTTAAAGTAGATGGTACCATCTTCGGTCGCGTAAAAGGTGGTTTCACCGTGGATATCCAAGGCGCAGTAGCGTTCTTGCCTGGTTCACAAGTGGACATTCGCCCTATCAAAGACATCACCCCACTTATGGGCGTTAAGCAGCCATTCATGATCCTGAAAATGGATCGTCGTCGTGGCAACATCGTGGTTTCACGCCGCGCGGTTCTTGAAGAATCACGTGCAGAGACCCGTAACCAACTGCTCGATAAAATCTCGGAAGGCCAAACCCTCGACGGTATCGTTAAGAACATCACCGATTACGGCGCGTTCATCGATATGGGCGGTGTTGACGGTCTTCTCCACGTTACCGATATTTCGTGGAAGCGTATCAATCACCCATCTGAAGTATTCTCGATTGGTGACAGCGTTCGCGTGATCGTAACCAAATACGACCAAGACACCAAGCGCATCAGCCTCGGCATGAAGCAGCTTGAGAGCAACCCATGGGAAGGCGTTACCGGCAAGTTCGAAGTGGGCGCGCGTCTCAAAGGCAAAATCACCAACATCACCGATTACGGTGCGTTCGTTGAGCTCGATTCAGGCATTGAAGGCCTCGTGCACGTTTCAGAAATGAGCTGGACGAAGAAAAACGTTCACCCATCGAAACTGGTTTCGAATGGTCAGGAAGTTGAAGTGCAAGTGTTGGATGTTGATACCAACAAGCACCGTATCAGCCTTGGTATCAAGCAGTGCGTTGATAACCCATGGGGTGCATTCGCAGCGTCGAACCACGAAGGTGACATCGTTGAAGGTGAAGTACGCAACATCACCGATTTCGGTCTGTTCGTAGGCTTGAGCGGTGACATTGACGGCCTCGTTCACCACAGCGACATTAGCTGGAACGAAGCGGGTGAAGAAGCTATCAAAGCCTTCAAAAAAGGTGACAAGGTTAAGGCACGCATTCTCATCGTTGATATCGAGAAAGAGCGCATCAGCCTTGGCATTAAGCAACTGACCGAAAATCCAAACAGCGAAGTGATGGAGCAGTTCAAAAAGAATGCTACC
This sequence is a window from Alphaproteobacteria bacterium. Protein-coding genes within it:
- a CDS encoding TAXI family TRAP transporter solute-binding subunit; amino-acid sequence: MKALRFLAILAATLGIAGSSAFAQEKFATIGTGAITGVYYPAGGAICRLLNQKRKEHGIRCFVESTGGSIYNLNALRDGELTFAIVQSDWQYNAYKGEGIFDNGPAFSDLRSVFSLHSEMFTVAVRPGSGIRSFSDLKGKKVNVGNPGSGMREIMQEMMSIKGWTESDFAMASELRPSDAAKALCDGTIDAMVFAAGHPNGLIQEITAGCGATLVPIQGPEVDALIKKYPYYARTAIPGGMYKGNAQNTPTFGVKATLVTTAEVSDETVYQIAKGVFNNFDDFKTLHFVFATLEKDRMVEAGLTAPLHDGALRYYKESGMLK
- a CDS encoding MarR family transcriptional regulator, with product MKQTYLDTILLIERLHRRFLDVVKTELDRLRIDDINNVQTLILYNIGNDQLTVGELTNRGYYLGTNVSYNVKNLVESGYLVQEKAPHDKRSTRVSVSEKGLKLVAMLDALFEKNVADLEKISPNLTLLSETNKSMHQLERYWTDYINRLH
- a CDS encoding HAMP domain-containing protein yields the protein MSLSVQQWMQRGVMVMSLLLLMLLLLVFSMTAVNHLRDDYERELRTQAAMVNDDILGAWKNTKRQQAILEKLSVNRELQRACTVNAKGKVIADWTRPSKKKVPNDCLNAIQKQQGQWFSAIVKVPVVTNSAPSSEIGSLWLMSGFPSIFEHFGESMLSMLGAVFLFMVIGFIFVQRMQVILLRPVRQIANTAQRVSLYKDFSLRVSPGPLTNVPREIEVLIDSFNSMLKEIEDRDGKLLRKNVELEKARQAAEAANIAKSQFLANISHELRTPLNSIIGFSTMIKDQQYGEVGDSKYLEYAGDIYDSGKHLLEIINDILDLSKAEAGKLSIKHEHFQIEKAIDKAINLITQRAQQGKVTVYTDIAEKLPRIVADRVRLVQILLNLISNAVKFTPEGGHVIVRVRAEGGANATHYFMIDVTDTGIGMTKEEIHQAFQPFQQGDGGLNRKYEGTGLGLPLTRKLVELHNGKITIESEKGKGTNVRIQLISNPALLD
- the glmS gene encoding glutamine--fructose-6-phosphate transaminase (isomerizing) translates to MCGIIGIASNAPAAPLIHDALTRLEYRGYDSAGIATLVNGKIERRRAQGKLKALADLLQKQPLDGVTGIGHTRWATHGAPNETNAHPHATAEVAVVHNGIIENFHELKAELESHGHQFSSQTDTEVVPQLISYYLRQGKTPKDAVSACLKRLHGAFALGIIFASEPHTLYAARRGSPLAIGYGNGANYLGSDAVALAPLTQKICYLEEGDWAEISPDKVSIFNELDNLVERPVKISSVSSETIGKGNFAHYMQKEIFEQPSVIGNTLNVYYNPATSRITLPKLPFALGDISHVTIIACGTSYYAGLVARYWLESLARVHVDIDVASEFRYREPVMQQGGLTIVISQSGETADTLAALKYAKTQKQHTLAIVNVAESSMAHEAQAILPTHAGPEIGVASTKAFTTQLTVLACLSLALAEARGSLPENEMARLTHALAEVPSRVSEILYHDDALRALAGDVQHASDMLYIGRGTSYAIAHEAALKMKEISYIHAEAYAAGEMKHGPIALIDEHVPVIAIAPYDHLFEKTASNVQEAAARGGKIIVLSDAQGVKALGDIVHQSIALPTVHPFVAPILYAIPIQLLAYHTAVLKGTDVDQPRNLAKSVTVE
- a CDS encoding prepilin peptidase → MQFLIEHQATIIGIIWMMVLGPAVGNYACSVVYRLPLGKTPFERHPYCGHCNADLKPIDLFPIVSFFLTGGKCRYCAGKIPSIYTVIELACLVLFITNFLVFGISETFLLYTIAGVFAIILAAIQYQQGWLSAIIYSYVFMALALERTRVEGTIYSWVEPSFIMLVICLLIEKIRSFMLRRPFKPFEVNWIWWPVLAATFA
- a CDS encoding EAL domain-containing protein — translated: MKIINREPEAHFIELLSVVQEQRQGWSAVHFAFSNLLEHYRSEYQLKIAINLMNDLMGDRDGAIYHCEDATIYVLAKNISKPLMDKMIFQLRYLFMDDPLSYTPEGDENPEFAHIYNVEEQWQELNDSIKRRMVARVRKAQGLSTPQRIVPKTMSPAMAAAGIGQAPPVKKENKYFDSSSLATVERDLRSIDIGKMIRRQPVCAAIQDMPMRTVFDEMYINIAHLRQMLATDVDLLSNRWLFKYLTQILDEKMLNLVRQNITSMLATPLSLNLNVPTLLSNTFTEFDASVKPGSKVSIVLELQIADVFSDMSAFLTAKDVVQKLGYRVCLDGVTDLSFPQIDRKRLGFDLIKLQWNAETQYNEARDKKLVDAIKECGSNRVIMTRCDNEAAVRYGQALGISLFQGRYLDSVVNPKSLLQN
- a CDS encoding TIGR02300 family protein, with translation MPQLGEKRQCPKCSAKFYDFGADPIKCPKCAHTWSAKSAKASKKPKKKIEPVKPKKVIKPKLEEDELPIDLPEVEDEGELEPLEDDDVEVQSLEEIGEHEEEEESDPNSDDADDDMFLEEKLPEDAIVDDLEDYIERDEDEEDEEDEEDEEDEDDDSDDEEDDEDEDDDDDAPRSKKKRKKK
- the aroA gene encoding 3-phosphoshikimate 1-carboxyvinyltransferase is translated as MISAHDSMQPMTSRAASSLAGSIRVAGDKSISHRALMLASQVIGTTTIHGLLEGEDVLRTADALRSCGVDIKKQMDGSWVVHGVGIGGLSEPNDVLDMGNAGTGARLMMGLLTPYPFTSHFTGDDSLRSRPMQRVITPLSQMGGDFLTKEGGKLPIALKGAKHPMPISYELPVASAQVKSAVMLAALNTPGTTTVIEKEATRDHTERMLNYFGIPVNVTKRSDEATIIEVTGQIAQTYQDREFEVPCDPSSAAFPMVAALLVPDSDITLQHVCLNPLRTGLFETLKEMGADITISNQREIGGELVGDIRVRSSALQPVTVPASRAPSMIDEYPILAIAAAMAHGRSVMHGLSELRVKESNRLSAIIEGLNRCGIDALEEGDSLIVHGRHQAPKGGCVIPTHYDHRIAMSFLVMGLVSEQPITVDDGRAIATSFPNFVSLMKQLGASIVTTNDKTKSPARRLVIAVDGPAASGKGTLARRLADHFGLAYLDTGSLYRAVGMRVVYANKDPNDVAAVIAAARSIQDHDLANPKLRSEKIGKAASIVSAIPEVREALLEYQRNFAKRPSGAVLDGRDIGTVVCPDADVKLFITASIETRTARRHKELSEMGVTVDYESVKEDLLERDKRDSERAVAPLKPAKDAVTIDTSSFTANQVLEKTLEIIG
- the rpsA gene encoding 30S ribosomal protein S1, producing the protein MASSAAIRKNEYNENDFSTGENFAELFESSASAALTEGAVVKGTIVAIENDLVVVDVGLKSEGRIPLREFGAAAADVKVGDQYDIYIERFENKAGEAGLSREKALREEAWVKLEVIHKQGVKVDGTIFGRVKGGFTVDIQGAVAFLPGSQVDIRPIKDITPLMGVKQPFMILKMDRRRGNIVVSRRAVLEESRAETRNQLLDKISEGQTLDGIVKNITDYGAFIDMGGVDGLLHVTDISWKRINHPSEVFSIGDSVRVIVTKYDQDTKRISLGMKQLESNPWEGVTGKFEVGARLKGKITNITDYGAFVELDSGIEGLVHVSEMSWTKKNVHPSKLVSNGQEVEVQVLDVDTNKHRISLGIKQCVDNPWGAFAASNHEGDIVEGEVRNITDFGLFVGLSGDIDGLVHHSDISWNEAGEEAIKAFKKGDKVKARILIVDIEKERISLGIKQLTENPNSEVMEQFKKNATVTCKVVAVDKDGIEVELADGVKAYIKKNELSRDRQDQRPERFAVGDRVDAKVIGSDKKTSRVQVSVKALEMDEHKRAIEEYGSSDSGASLGDILGAALAEGGAKKKGKKSKKDDEEDAA